In Bacillota bacterium, the genomic stretch TTATAGTCAAGAAAATTATTGAAAAGTCATTATATAATGAAAAGTTTTTTAAATACAATAAATTTTGTTCTATTTTTGCCGGCATTATATCTTCTATGTAAGTTTTTTCCGGATCCAGACTTTGAGATAATATTTTATCCTCATTTAAAAAAAGTATAGTTGCAGTGCCGGTTAATCCCGGTCTTACGCTTAAAGTTTTTTTCTGTCGTTCAGTGTAATAATGAACATAATAAGGAACTTCGGGTCTTGGTCCAACGATACTCATATCGCCAATAAGAACGTTTACAAGCTGGGGCAGCTCATCTAATCTATACTTTCTGATAAACTTGCCCACTTTAGTAACCCTGGGATCAATTTCGAGAGTCAAATAATTATTACTCACATCATTGTTTTCTGCCGATATCACTTTCATTGACCTAAACTTATAAATAATAAATTCTTTACCATCTTTCCCTACCCGAGTTTGCTTAAAAATCACGGGGCTTTTTGAATCTATATATATTGCTAAAGCTATAATTATAAAAACTGGCAAAAGAATAACAAGGCCGAAAGCTGAAGCAAAAATATCAAAACAACGTTTAACTGTTTTCTGTATTAGAGTAGGATGGCTTATTTCATAAGTATCGATTTCCCTGAAAATAGGAGTTTCCATATATAATCCTCCTAGTCATGATTGTAATTTTTATC encodes the following:
- a CDS encoding sugar transferase, with product METPIFREIDTYEISHPTLIQKTVKRCFDIFASAFGLVILLPVFIIIALAIYIDSKSPVIFKQTRVGKDGKEFIIYKFRSMKVISAENNDVSNNYLTLEIDPRVTKVGKFIRKYRLDELPQLVNVLIGDMSIVGPRPEVPYYVHYYTERQKKTLSVRPGLTGTATILFLNEDKILSQSLDPEKTYIEDIMPAKIEQNLLYLKNFSLYNDFSIIFLTIKKLIFRF